A portion of the Corynebacterium jeikeium genome contains these proteins:
- a CDS encoding DUF2029 domain-containing protein, giving the protein MLMDRLSTLSVMQRRILAIVFGLVSLVVVIDFIYLAATAYMMDLEVFQDAGWALRRDQDLYSPEFPTRSGFRFIYPPFAALLFYPLTWAGPVTLQIIWTFATLAAVWAMLWMVFTRLGSERPKLMATCLLGVVMLLDPLRANVLFGQINVFLALLVVSDVLGFLPKKLRGLGVGIAAGIKITPAAYALVFLMRRDFAAVAKSFCWFLVTVAIGFAVRFKESIYFWTDEFFAGNRGGAPAYEANQAFSGLLARAGVEGTALDIGIYGFFLFGAIAAAFVAWIYHRNGYEVAALGFVALAVSFAGPYAVSHHWSIVMVFVPLVLFVREIGNIVVGTLFMIAHWWAPYKVFVGNDFGHAAGVGQWFYGNMQGIMGGVLFFTCLGYAIYLWYKPSRVRAQAVA; this is encoded by the coding sequence ATGCTCATGGACAGACTCTCGACGCTTTCCGTCATGCAGAGACGGATCTTGGCAATTGTATTTGGGCTGGTGTCGCTGGTCGTTGTCATCGACTTCATCTATCTTGCGGCAACTGCCTACATGATGGACCTCGAGGTCTTCCAAGACGCCGGCTGGGCGCTACGACGAGACCAGGATCTCTACTCACCAGAGTTTCCCACCAGATCGGGTTTCCGCTTCATCTACCCACCCTTTGCAGCGCTGCTGTTTTACCCGCTGACCTGGGCGGGGCCGGTCACCCTGCAAATCATCTGGACGTTCGCCACGCTGGCGGCGGTGTGGGCGATGCTGTGGATGGTCTTCACTCGTCTCGGCTCTGAGCGTCCGAAGCTGATGGCTACCTGCCTGCTCGGGGTGGTGATGCTGCTCGACCCGCTGCGCGCCAACGTGCTCTTCGGGCAGATCAACGTCTTCCTCGCGCTGCTGGTGGTCTCCGATGTGCTGGGCTTTTTGCCCAAGAAGCTGCGTGGATTGGGCGTGGGTATCGCGGCGGGTATCAAGATCACCCCCGCGGCATATGCGCTGGTGTTCCTCATGCGCCGTGACTTTGCGGCCGTGGCCAAGAGCTTCTGCTGGTTCCTGGTGACCGTCGCCATTGGTTTCGCCGTGCGCTTTAAAGAGTCCATCTACTTCTGGACCGATGAGTTCTTCGCCGGCAACCGCGGTGGCGCCCCGGCTTACGAGGCCAACCAGGCGTTCAGTGGTCTGCTCGCCCGTGCCGGGGTGGAGGGCACTGCGCTCGATATTGGCATCTACGGTTTCTTCCTCTTTGGTGCCATCGCCGCTGCTTTCGTGGCGTGGATCTACCACCGCAATGGCTATGAGGTCGCAGCCCTCGGTTTCGTCGCGCTGGCGGTCAGCTTTGCTGGACCGTACGCGGTCAGCCACCACTGGTCGATTGTCATGGTCTTTGTGCCGCTGGTGCTCTTCGTCCGCGAGATCGGGAACATCGTTGTCGGCACCTTGTTCATGATCGCCCACTGGTGGGCGCCGTACAAGGTCTTCGTGGGCAACGACTTCGGTCACGCCGCGGGCGTGGGGCAGTGGTTCTACGGCAACATGCAGGGAATCATGGGCGGCGTGCTCTTCTTCACCTGCCTGGGCTACGCAATCTACCTCTGGTACAAACCCAGTCGCGTGCGGGCGCAGGCAGTTGCTTAA
- a CDS encoding nitroreductase encodes MTSHSPRDQFATEFENIIRNRRATRVYADEPLDDADVRRLLELSLEAPSAFNIQSRAIVRIEDPEVRQQVVEAAGGQKQVANAPLLLAFIGEPTGWKRGIPRLVEANKATGLWDEVAAAEREASMTSFHKVREEKGLSREFAIRDAMIAASFAMVTASAFGWASSPMTGFSEQKVKEAIGAGDTDVAVALLLAIGVPGEFPAHPGRFEFEQRAYTDRYEA; translated from the coding sequence ATGACTTCGCATTCTCCGCGCGACCAGTTCGCCACCGAATTTGAGAACATCATCCGCAACCGCCGTGCCACGCGCGTCTACGCTGACGAACCGCTTGACGACGCTGACGTGCGCCGCCTCCTGGAGCTATCTCTGGAAGCTCCCAGCGCCTTTAACATTCAGTCTCGGGCTATCGTGCGCATCGAGGACCCTGAGGTGCGCCAGCAGGTAGTGGAAGCTGCCGGTGGTCAGAAGCAGGTTGCCAATGCGCCGCTGCTGCTCGCCTTCATTGGTGAGCCGACCGGCTGGAAGCGCGGTATTCCACGCCTGGTTGAGGCCAACAAGGCGACTGGCCTGTGGGACGAAGTTGCCGCTGCCGAGCGGGAAGCTTCGATGACCTCCTTCCATAAGGTCCGCGAGGAAAAGGGTCTCTCCCGCGAGTTCGCAATCCGCGACGCCATGATTGCCGCTTCTTTCGCTATGGTCACTGCCAGCGCCTTTGGTTGGGCTAGCTCCCCGATGACGGGCTTTAGTGAGCAGAAGGTCAAGGAAGCTATCGGTGCCGGTGACACCGATGTGGCGGTAGCGCTGTTGCTGGCCATCGGTGTCCCGGGTGAGTTCCCGGCTCACCCGGGCCGTTTCGAGTTCGAGCAGCGCGCCTACACCGACCGCTACGAGGCGTAG
- a CDS encoding NADPH-dependent 2,4-dienoyl-CoA reductase, with the protein MSDQPHFPHLLSPLDVGPLTLRNRIIMGSMHSGLEDRTRDIPKLAAYLGRRAEGGVGLIVTGGYAPNIEGWLTPAGSMMASKRMADNHRRVTDLVHSHGSHIVLQVLHAGRYSYSPLARSANTGQSPISPFKAHRLTGFDVSRTIGAYVRAAKLAKRAGYDGIEVMGSEGYLLNQFLAERTNHRSDNWGGSAEARMRLPIEIVRRIRAEVGEDFLLQYRISLLDLVEDGQTWSETTELAQRLVEAGVDVFNTGIGWHEARVPTIVTSVPRAAFTDLTGRLRSLVDVPVAASNRINRPEVAEKILADGNADLISMARPLLADPDFAIKAGDGRADQINTCIACNQACLDHTFAAKRSTCLVNPKAAYETELVSVPVAKDKAKRIAVIGAGVAGLAFAEAAAQRGHHPEIFEAADQIGGQFNLAAKIPGKEDYGETLKYFSRRLEVLEVPVHLNTRADVDELKAKFDHVIVATGVTPRIPGIDGIDHEKVIRYDELLSGAKQAGNKVAVIGAGGIGVDVCEYLTRKPNQTIEAWKDAWGVGDPAEFRAGLTKPGTVSGAAEEFEVEREVHLLQRKTSRIGKGLGKTTGWVHRAEIKKAGVKQYTGVTYNRIDDEGLHITIDEKQQVIAVDNVIVCTGQVSNLDCLGGKDRESVTGDNSNVTIIGGADVAAELDAKRAIRQAVEVALAL; encoded by the coding sequence ATGTCTGACCAGCCTCACTTCCCACATCTTCTCTCCCCTCTCGACGTCGGTCCTCTAACTCTGCGCAATCGCATCATCATGGGCTCAATGCACTCCGGCCTGGAAGATCGCACCCGTGATATCCCCAAGCTGGCTGCCTACCTGGGTCGACGCGCCGAAGGTGGCGTGGGGCTCATCGTCACCGGCGGTTATGCTCCCAACATCGAAGGTTGGCTGACTCCGGCCGGTTCGATGATGGCGTCGAAGCGCATGGCGGACAATCACCGCCGCGTTACTGACCTCGTGCACTCCCACGGCAGCCACATCGTGCTGCAGGTGCTGCACGCCGGTCGTTACAGCTACAGCCCGCTGGCTCGCTCCGCCAATACCGGTCAGTCGCCGATTAGCCCGTTTAAGGCTCACCGCCTCACCGGCTTTGATGTCTCGCGCACCATTGGCGCCTACGTCCGCGCCGCGAAGCTCGCGAAACGTGCTGGTTACGACGGCATCGAGGTTATGGGCTCCGAGGGTTACCTGCTCAACCAGTTCCTGGCCGAGCGCACCAACCACCGCTCGGACAACTGGGGCGGCAGCGCCGAGGCTCGCATGCGCCTGCCCATCGAAATTGTCCGTCGCATTCGCGCCGAAGTGGGCGAGGACTTCTTACTGCAGTACCGCATTTCGCTTCTTGACCTGGTGGAAGACGGCCAGACCTGGTCCGAGACCACTGAACTCGCGCAACGTCTGGTCGAGGCTGGCGTCGATGTCTTCAACACCGGTATCGGCTGGCACGAAGCACGCGTCCCCACCATCGTTACGTCCGTGCCGCGCGCCGCATTCACGGATCTGACTGGTCGTCTCCGTTCGCTTGTCGACGTCCCGGTGGCAGCCTCCAACCGAATCAACCGCCCTGAGGTTGCGGAGAAGATCCTCGCTGACGGCAATGCGGACCTGATTTCCATGGCCCGCCCACTGCTGGCTGACCCGGACTTCGCCATCAAGGCGGGCGATGGTCGAGCTGACCAGATCAACACCTGTATCGCCTGTAACCAGGCCTGCTTGGACCACACCTTCGCGGCCAAGCGCTCCACCTGTTTGGTCAACCCGAAGGCTGCTTACGAAACCGAGTTGGTATCCGTGCCGGTTGCGAAGGACAAGGCCAAGCGCATCGCCGTCATCGGCGCTGGTGTGGCTGGACTCGCTTTCGCGGAAGCCGCAGCTCAGCGCGGTCACCACCCAGAGATTTTCGAGGCCGCCGACCAGATTGGTGGCCAGTTCAACCTCGCCGCAAAGATTCCGGGCAAGGAGGACTACGGCGAGACGCTGAAGTACTTCTCCCGCCGTCTGGAGGTACTCGAAGTTCCGGTTCACCTAAACACGCGTGCCGACGTCGACGAGCTCAAGGCCAAGTTCGACCACGTGATTGTGGCCACGGGTGTTACCCCGCGTATCCCGGGCATTGACGGTATCGACCACGAGAAGGTCATTCGTTACGACGAACTGCTCTCGGGTGCGAAGCAGGCCGGTAACAAGGTGGCCGTCATCGGTGCTGGTGGTATCGGTGTGGACGTGTGTGAGTACCTCACGCGCAAGCCGAACCAGACCATCGAGGCCTGGAAGGACGCCTGGGGCGTCGGTGACCCTGCGGAGTTCCGCGCGGGTCTGACCAAGCCGGGCACGGTCTCTGGCGCGGCTGAGGAGTTTGAGGTTGAGCGCGAGGTGCACCTGCTGCAGCGCAAGACCTCCCGCATCGGTAAGGGCCTGGGCAAGACCACTGGTTGGGTTCACCGTGCGGAGATCAAGAAGGCCGGTGTCAAGCAGTACACCGGCGTCACCTACAACCGTATCGATGACGAGGGCCTGCACATCACCATCGATGAAAAGCAACAGGTCATCGCGGTTGACAACGTGATTGTCTGTACTGGTCAGGTATCCAATCTGGACTGCCTGGGCGGCAAGGATCGCGAGAGCGTCACCGGCGATAACTCCAATGTCACCATCATCGGCGGCGCGGACGTGGCCGCTGAGCTGGACGCAAAGCGTGCCATCCGCCAGGCCGTTGAGGTAGCGCTCGCGCTGTAG
- a CDS encoding SDR family oxidoreductase, with translation MTSETSTNGKKVAVVTGASSGIGAATAKQFAAEGFRVVLGARREDKLEAVAEEIRAAGGEATVYKVDVTSDDDVAALAKAEPRVDVLVNNAGGAWGMESVEGAVEEKWRWMYEVNVLGTLRVTRALLPALKTTSGIVLTVGSIAGRQVYTGGAGYNAAKHAERALVEVLRQEVAVDGVRVTEIDPGRVHTDFSLVRFDGDETKAAAVYDGVESLTADDVADIIVFAATRPNRVNIDFLQVTPIDQVGGAKPKK, from the coding sequence ATGACCTCTGAAACTTCAACTAATGGCAAGAAAGTAGCTGTAGTTACCGGTGCTTCTTCCGGTATTGGTGCAGCCACTGCCAAGCAGTTCGCAGCTGAAGGTTTCCGCGTTGTGCTGGGAGCCCGCCGCGAGGACAAGCTGGAGGCTGTCGCGGAGGAGATTCGCGCTGCCGGCGGTGAAGCGACGGTCTACAAGGTTGACGTCACCTCCGACGACGATGTGGCGGCGCTGGCTAAGGCTGAACCGCGCGTCGACGTGCTGGTAAACAACGCCGGTGGCGCCTGGGGCATGGAATCGGTTGAAGGTGCTGTCGAGGAAAAGTGGCGTTGGATGTACGAGGTCAACGTGCTGGGCACCCTGCGTGTTACCCGCGCACTGCTGCCCGCACTGAAGACCACCAGCGGCATTGTGCTCACCGTCGGCTCGATTGCCGGTCGCCAGGTCTACACCGGCGGTGCCGGCTACAACGCCGCCAAGCACGCTGAGCGCGCCCTGGTGGAAGTCCTGCGTCAAGAGGTTGCTGTCGATGGCGTGCGCGTCACTGAAATCGACCCGGGGCGCGTCCACACCGACTTCTCACTCGTGCGTTTCGATGGCGACGAGACCAAGGCCGCAGCGGTCTACGATGGCGTTGAGTCGCTGACCGCCGATGATGTTGCCGACATCATTGTGTTCGCGGCCACCCGCCCGAATCGCGTCAACATCGACTTCCTGCAGGTGACCCCCATCGACCAGGTGGGCGGCGCGAAGCCGAAGAAGTAA
- a CDS encoding Rieske (2Fe-2S) protein, giving the protein MSSDVSPCSRRRFLLGTAATAAGALVAACAPKSAVEKVDAADIPVGGGVVIGNYVVTQPEEGKFAAFSSSCPHQNGRITEVSNGVMICPNHNSHFDIATGQVVSGPSRKPAGQAPLSADGTELIVGQK; this is encoded by the coding sequence ATGAGTTCTGATGTCTCCCCGTGCTCCCGTCGTCGTTTCCTCCTGGGAACTGCCGCCACTGCAGCTGGCGCACTCGTAGCCGCTTGTGCACCAAAGTCTGCGGTGGAGAAGGTTGACGCTGCCGACATTCCGGTTGGCGGCGGTGTGGTTATCGGCAATTACGTCGTCACGCAGCCGGAGGAGGGCAAGTTCGCCGCTTTCTCCAGTTCGTGCCCGCACCAGAATGGTCGCATCACTGAGGTCAGCAATGGTGTGATGATTTGCCCGAACCACAACTCCCACTTTGATATTGCTACTGGTCAGGTTGTTTCTGGCCCCTCGCGTAAGCCCGCTGGCCAGGCTCCGCTGTCAGCCGATGGCACTGAGCTGATTGTGGGTCAGAAGTAG
- a CDS encoding methylated-DNA--[protein]-cysteine S-methyltransferase, which yields MAISQVETPFGVLGIATSARGVVEVNLLGPVLDDDPSAADPEAQAVAEQAAQQFREYFAGQRREFALPLDCDIFTQDSFRARALTALRDVPYGQVVTYGELAEMAGSPRAARAAGSACATNPLGILIPCHRVVPASGGAGSFGSYAGGREMKRWLLELEGWQTVIL from the coding sequence ATAGCGATTTCCCAGGTAGAAACGCCTTTCGGCGTGCTTGGAATCGCCACCTCCGCTCGCGGGGTCGTCGAAGTCAATCTCTTAGGCCCCGTGCTTGACGACGACCCCAGCGCCGCCGACCCCGAAGCGCAAGCGGTGGCGGAACAGGCAGCGCAGCAGTTCCGCGAGTACTTTGCCGGGCAGCGCCGCGAGTTTGCGCTGCCGCTGGACTGCGACATATTCACCCAGGATTCTTTCCGCGCTCGTGCGCTGACCGCACTGCGCGACGTGCCGTATGGCCAGGTTGTGACCTACGGTGAGCTCGCTGAAATGGCCGGATCACCCCGTGCCGCCAGAGCTGCTGGCTCGGCCTGTGCCACCAATCCGCTGGGCATTCTGATTCCCTGTCACCGCGTGGTGCCCGCCAGTGGGGGAGCGGGGTCTTTCGGATCCTATGCCGGCGGCCGCGAAATGAAGCGCTGGCTGCTCGAACTCGAAGGTTGGCAAACAGTTATTCTTTAA
- a CDS encoding YggS family pyridoxal phosphate-dependent enzyme: MFVENYRKVRSEIDDACRRAGRQPSEVRLLPVSKTVPVDALVESWPELAAAGCAGLAENRVQEAVAKAEVFREAFGEKAPHMAIIGPLQTNKAGHLVSCADEFQALDRPKVAGALQRRLADADRTLDVLIQVNVSREPQKSGLAPSHAAEFVRMFGPDGEYPNLRLRGFMTIAAQNDPNVRKAFAELRQLRDSLLGDLPEGVSLDELSMGMSGDYREAIAEGATTVRVGRAIFGERSYKK; this comes from the coding sequence ATGTTCGTGGAAAACTATCGCAAGGTTCGCTCCGAGATCGACGACGCTTGCCGACGAGCCGGGCGTCAGCCCTCCGAGGTCCGTCTGCTGCCCGTCAGCAAGACTGTGCCTGTCGACGCCCTGGTGGAATCCTGGCCGGAGCTCGCGGCAGCCGGCTGCGCTGGCCTGGCGGAAAACCGCGTCCAGGAAGCGGTGGCCAAGGCGGAGGTATTCCGGGAGGCCTTCGGCGAGAAAGCACCACATATGGCCATCATCGGTCCACTGCAGACGAATAAGGCCGGCCACTTGGTCAGCTGTGCTGATGAGTTTCAGGCGCTGGACCGACCGAAGGTGGCCGGAGCGCTGCAGCGCCGCTTGGCTGATGCCGATCGCACGCTCGATGTGTTGATTCAGGTCAATGTCTCCCGCGAGCCGCAGAAGTCGGGCCTGGCGCCGAGCCACGCAGCGGAGTTTGTCCGCATGTTCGGCCCCGATGGCGAGTACCCGAACCTGCGCCTGCGCGGGTTTATGACCATCGCGGCCCAGAATGACCCGAATGTCCGCAAGGCATTCGCGGAGCTGCGCCAGCTGCGCGACAGTCTGCTCGGGGATTTGCCGGAGGGTGTCAGCCTCGACGAACTGTCAATGGGGATGTCCGGCGACTACCGCGAAGCCATCGCCGAGGGAGCGACCACCGTGCGTGTGGGACGCGCTATCTTCGGTGAACGCTCGTATAAGAAATAA
- a CDS encoding cation transporter: MQDLSRFGWLSVGAAVVTIALKFWGYTLTGSVGLLSDATESIVNLVAAVVAIIVLKVIARPADRDHEFGHSKAEYFSAGLEGAMIFVAAAAIIYVSIERLVNPQPIEQIGLGLVVTVIASVINGAVALVLLKAGRHHNSLALTADGKHLMTDVWTSAGVLAGVALVWATGLWWLDPIIALAVAVNILVTGYKLLRDSGNGLMDKAMEGDDRVAVDEILASHRDRSRGIDVHEIRTRESGYQKFIEFHVLVPGAWSVERGHDVLTAMEDELRERFPGVHISSHLEPIEDERAYGDVQL, encoded by the coding sequence ATGCAGGACTTATCTCGTTTTGGTTGGCTTTCAGTGGGGGCGGCGGTCGTCACCATCGCGCTGAAGTTTTGGGGCTACACTCTAACCGGATCGGTGGGCCTGCTTTCCGACGCGACGGAGTCGATTGTCAATCTGGTTGCGGCAGTTGTCGCAATTATCGTGCTCAAGGTTATCGCGCGGCCCGCGGACCGCGATCATGAGTTCGGCCATTCCAAGGCAGAGTACTTCTCGGCCGGGCTGGAAGGTGCCATGATCTTCGTGGCGGCGGCGGCCATTATTTATGTCTCCATCGAGCGGTTGGTGAACCCGCAGCCGATTGAGCAGATTGGCCTGGGCCTCGTCGTGACCGTAATTGCCTCGGTGATCAATGGTGCGGTGGCGCTGGTTCTGCTTAAGGCCGGGCGCCACCACAACTCCCTGGCGCTGACCGCCGACGGTAAGCATCTGATGACCGACGTGTGGACCTCCGCCGGCGTTCTGGCGGGTGTGGCTCTGGTGTGGGCTACCGGCCTGTGGTGGCTCGACCCGATTATCGCGCTGGCCGTGGCCGTAAACATCCTGGTCACCGGCTACAAGCTGCTGCGCGATTCCGGTAACGGCCTGATGGACAAGGCCATGGAGGGCGACGACCGCGTGGCGGTGGATGAGATTTTGGCCTCGCACCGTGACCGGAGTCGTGGCATCGACGTCCACGAAATCCGCACTCGCGAGTCGGGGTATCAGAAGTTCATTGAGTTTCATGTGCTGGTGCCGGGCGCGTGGAGCGTGGAGCGCGGTCACGATGTGCTTACCGCGATGGAAGATGAGCTGCGGGAGCGTTTCCCAGGTGTGCATATCTCCTCGCATCTGGAGCCAATTGAGGACGAACGCGCCTATGGGGATGTGCAGTTGTAA
- a CDS encoding SDR family oxidoreductase: MSIDIAADTKIALVTGASRGIGLAVAKDLSRDHHVIVGATSAESAEKVASQLPSASVFVADLGDADAVNAEVAKLLEALGGRGLDVLVHSAGVYVDGDVAEVSRADWSRIMDINVVAVADLTRQLLPALRKAEGTLVTINSGSGFRASAGTSPYAASKFALRAFTDALREEERGAVRVSSVHPGRVDTDMQVQLQSNWHRDDADWRYDGTQFMRPESIAAAVRLAVDTGADANVDEIQVRPRK, from the coding sequence ATGAGCATCGATATTGCCGCTGACACCAAGATTGCCCTGGTCACGGGTGCAAGCCGTGGTATTGGCCTGGCGGTCGCCAAGGATCTCTCCCGTGACCACCATGTCATTGTGGGCGCTACCAGTGCTGAGTCTGCCGAGAAGGTGGCGTCGCAGTTGCCGTCGGCAAGCGTATTCGTTGCTGACCTGGGTGATGCCGACGCCGTAAACGCGGAAGTGGCAAAGCTGTTGGAGGCGCTCGGTGGGCGCGGGCTGGATGTGCTCGTGCACTCGGCGGGTGTGTACGTCGATGGGGACGTGGCGGAGGTTTCGCGTGCGGACTGGTCGCGGATCATGGACATCAACGTCGTCGCCGTCGCCGACCTGACCCGCCAGCTGCTGCCGGCGCTGCGCAAGGCGGAGGGCACGCTGGTGACCATCAACTCGGGCTCGGGATTCCGCGCTTCAGCTGGTACTTCGCCGTATGCAGCGTCGAAGTTCGCGCTACGGGCGTTCACCGATGCGCTGCGCGAGGAAGAGCGTGGCGCGGTACGAGTCAGCTCCGTGCACCCCGGGCGCGTCGACACCGATATGCAGGTTCAGCTGCAGTCGAATTGGCACCGCGATGATGCGGATTGGCGTTACGACGGCACGCAGTTCATGCGGCCTGAATCGATTGCAGCCGCAGTACGCCTGGCCGTTGATACCGGAGCGGATGCCAACGTGGATGAAATCCAGGTGCGCCCGCGCAAATAG
- a CDS encoding ATP-dependent RNA helicase encodes MSTDFQFNLQNISAGLPFASQLASLADAVRDHDVVVQAPPGTGKTTLVPPAVANTLGGRIVVTAPRRVAVRSAARRLAQLSGTKLGGEVGYSVRGDTKVSRATRVEFVTPGVLLRRLLRDGDVDASAVLIDEVHERGLDTDLVLAMARDLRDIRDDLRLVAMSATVDAPKFAALLGGSTPAPIVAAEAEIFPLDIRYAPFPQRLDARGVTDDFLQHVAAQAGTLAEEAAGDVLVFLPGVREVERCAGYIADSSEVAVLTLHGQQSSEEQDRVFRRQADGRRVIVSTAIAESSVTVPGVRAVVDACLARGPRLDIARGFSGLVTSSCAQSSANQRAGRAGREGPGIVVRCVSQSEFASFPAWPAPEIEVADLTQALLDAAAWGTPGMQGLMLLDAPPPHHAEVANRILAGLGAVDETGDITELGRTLATLPVHPRMGRALLTATAMMPEHAGAVARAVEKLTDARGLAKQVRRIELDTAAPANLLPSDIPALVTALAWPDFIGRRRSANSDEYLFTGGTAAELTRGSDLRGHEWIAAADISRLSHGRALIRDGEAIDLEIAMLAAGHLARTETTARVEQGRVRARERDLLGAIELSSRQVSPTPEQCIAANSTWLANTLADAAPNLDRDTEQLRRRMAFLHTHRGAPWPDVSPAGLAAQAELLFAGELDRPTPPTLDAEHLRRLLPWPEATDFDRLVPERLEVPSGSKIRLEYPEDPTDEEAQIVLAVKLQECFGLAETPQVLEKPVTMHLLSPAQRPLAVTGDLESFWNGAYAQVRSEMRGRYPKHPWPENPWEEQATARTKRRR; translated from the coding sequence ATGAGCACCGATTTCCAGTTCAATTTGCAGAACATTTCTGCAGGCCTGCCGTTCGCGTCGCAGCTCGCCTCGCTTGCCGACGCCGTGCGCGACCACGACGTAGTAGTCCAAGCCCCACCGGGCACCGGCAAGACCACTTTGGTTCCGCCGGCAGTAGCCAACACCCTGGGCGGCCGCATTGTGGTCACGGCTCCCCGGCGTGTGGCGGTGCGCTCGGCAGCGCGGCGGTTGGCACAGCTGTCGGGCACGAAGCTCGGTGGGGAAGTTGGTTACTCGGTGCGTGGCGACACAAAAGTTTCCCGCGCCACCCGCGTGGAGTTTGTCACTCCCGGTGTGCTGCTGCGTCGACTGCTGCGCGACGGCGACGTGGATGCCAGCGCGGTGCTCATCGACGAGGTGCACGAGCGCGGCTTGGATACCGATTTAGTGTTGGCGATGGCGCGCGACTTGCGGGATATCCGCGATGACCTGCGCCTTGTCGCTATGTCGGCAACAGTGGACGCGCCGAAGTTCGCGGCCTTGCTCGGCGGCTCCACCCCGGCTCCCATTGTGGCGGCGGAGGCGGAGATCTTTCCGCTGGACATCCGCTACGCGCCTTTTCCGCAACGGCTGGATGCACGCGGTGTGACCGACGACTTCCTACAGCACGTTGCTGCACAGGCCGGCACACTCGCGGAAGAAGCCGCCGGTGATGTGCTGGTTTTCCTCCCCGGCGTCCGAGAGGTGGAACGCTGCGCAGGCTATATCGCGGACTCCTCGGAGGTGGCGGTGCTGACGCTGCACGGCCAGCAGAGCTCCGAGGAGCAGGACCGCGTGTTCCGTCGGCAAGCGGACGGTAGGCGCGTGATTGTGTCCACCGCGATTGCGGAATCATCCGTGACTGTGCCGGGCGTGCGCGCCGTTGTCGACGCCTGCCTCGCGCGCGGACCGCGACTCGACATTGCGCGTGGCTTCTCCGGCCTGGTCACCAGCTCGTGTGCGCAGTCCTCCGCGAACCAGCGCGCTGGCCGAGCGGGACGTGAGGGCCCGGGCATCGTGGTGCGCTGCGTCTCCCAGTCGGAATTCGCGTCCTTTCCCGCCTGGCCCGCGCCGGAAATCGAGGTCGCCGACCTGACCCAAGCGCTCCTCGACGCCGCCGCGTGGGGCACACCGGGGATGCAGGGACTGATGCTTCTCGACGCCCCACCACCCCACCACGCGGAGGTCGCAAACCGCATTCTCGCTGGCCTGGGTGCTGTTGATGAGACCGGTGACATCACGGAGCTCGGCCGCACCCTGGCTACCCTGCCGGTGCATCCGCGCATGGGACGCGCGCTACTGACCGCCACAGCCATGATGCCGGAGCACGCGGGCGCGGTCGCACGCGCGGTGGAGAAACTCACCGATGCCCGCGGCTTGGCCAAGCAGGTGCGCCGCATTGAGCTGGATACTGCGGCCCCCGCCAACCTGCTGCCCTCGGACATCCCCGCTCTGGTCACGGCCCTGGCGTGGCCGGATTTCATCGGGCGACGCCGCAGTGCGAACTCCGACGAATACCTCTTCACCGGCGGCACCGCAGCGGAACTCACCCGTGGTTCTGACCTGCGCGGCCACGAATGGATCGCGGCCGCCGACATCTCGCGGCTCTCCCATGGGCGCGCGCTGATTCGCGACGGCGAGGCGATTGACCTGGAAATCGCCATGCTCGCCGCCGGCCACCTCGCCCGCACGGAGACCACGGCGCGCGTCGAACAGGGCCGTGTTCGCGCCCGCGAGCGCGACCTGCTCGGCGCCATCGAACTGTCATCCCGCCAGGTCTCCCCGACGCCCGAGCAGTGCATTGCCGCCAACTCCACCTGGCTTGCCAACACGCTTGCCGACGCCGCCCCCAACCTCGACCGCGACACCGAACAGCTCCGCCGCCGCATGGCCTTTCTCCACACTCATCGCGGTGCCCCATGGCCGGATGTCTCCCCCGCAGGGCTTGCGGCCCAGGCCGAGCTCCTCTTCGCTGGCGAGCTGGACCGCCCGACCCCTCCGACTTTGGATGCCGAGCACCTCCGCCGCCTGCTGCCCTGGCCGGAGGCTACGGACTTCGACCGGTTGGTGCCCGAACGCCTGGAGGTCCCATCCGGTTCTAAGATTCGCCTGGAGTACCCGGAGGACCCCACCGACGAAGAGGCGCAGATTGTCCTGGCTGTGAAGTTGCAGGAGTGCTTTGGCCTGGCGGAGACCCCGCAGGTATTGGAAAAGCCGGTGACAATGCACTTACTGTCACCGGCTCAGCGACCACTCGCGGTCACTGGAGACTTGGAAAGTTTCTGGAATGGCGCCTACGCACAGGTTCGCTCCGAGATGCGGGGCCGTTACCCCAAGCACCCGTGGCCGGAGAACCCGTGGGAGGAGCAGGCTACTGCGAGAACGAAGCGCCGTCGTTAA